Proteins found in one Coffea eugenioides isolate CCC68of chromosome 5, Ceug_1.0, whole genome shotgun sequence genomic segment:
- the LOC113771597 gene encoding dirigent protein 22-like encodes MAKSSAMACLQILSVLLLASLGQSNTVFTNLTVYVHEFQSGDAQSIFPVAGLPNVTWGYHQFGTVFVIDNTLTQSVSFKSAVVGRLQGISAVASLDGNNMELAATILFANGKYKGSTVVLKGIAMRSMLVNEVAIIGGTKQFRYATGYIISEVLSAVGGYLTLRLNLYIRQDIPDDSRGIAFH; translated from the coding sequence ATGGCAAAGAGTTCAGCTATGGCATGCCTCCAAATTCTCAGCGTGCTTTTACTAGCGAGCTTAGGACAATCAAACACTGTGTTCACAAATTTGACGGTGTACGTCCATGAATTTCAAAGTGGAGATGCTCAGTCTATTTTCCCAGTTGCTGGCCTCCCCAACGTAACTTGGGGCTATCACCAATTTGGAACTGTTTTTGTCATTGATAATACCTTGACACAAAGCGTTTCATTCAAATCCGCAGTAGTTGGTCGTTTGCAGGGCATTTCTGCAGTAGCATCCCTTGATGGCAACAACATGGAGCTTGCTGCAACGATTCTGTTCGCTAATGGAAAGTACAAGGGTAGCACTGTGGTATTGAAAGGAATTGCCATGCGGTCTATGCTTGTCAATGAAGTTGCAATTATAGGAGGAACCAAACAATTTCGGTATGCAACAGGGTATATTATCTCTGAGGTGCTCAGCGCTGTAGGAGGTTATCTTACTTTAAGGTTGAACCTCTACATTAGACAGGACATACCGGATGACTCCCGGGGTATTGCTTTTCATTAA